A portion of the Chryseobacterium tructae genome contains these proteins:
- a CDS encoding TIGR00730 family Rossman fold protein: protein MKSITVFCGSSFGTDTIYEEQAFLLGQTLAKQNIQLIYGGSETGLMGTIANGALSENGKVTGVLPHFLQAKEIAHKNLTELVLVETMHERKTKMNELCDGVIVLPGGYGTLEEFFEMITWAQLGLHKKPIAILNIEGFYDDLINLIENMVNKGFLKSVNRDMLLVSDNINDLLEKMRNYQAPTVGKWISKEEI, encoded by the coding sequence ATGAAAAGTATTACAGTATTCTGCGGTTCAAGTTTCGGCACAGATACAATCTATGAAGAGCAGGCATTTTTACTTGGGCAAACGTTAGCAAAACAAAATATACAACTCATTTACGGTGGCTCAGAAACCGGTTTAATGGGAACTATCGCCAACGGAGCATTAAGTGAAAATGGAAAAGTAACCGGCGTTCTCCCTCACTTTTTACAGGCTAAAGAAATTGCCCATAAAAACCTTACTGAACTGGTTCTCGTTGAAACAATGCACGAAAGAAAAACCAAAATGAATGAGCTTTGCGATGGCGTGATCGTACTTCCCGGAGGTTACGGAACGTTGGAAGAATTTTTTGAAATGATTACCTGGGCACAACTTGGTCTTCATAAAAAGCCTATCGCCATTTTGAATATTGAAGGTTTCTACGATGATCTCATCAATTTGATTGAAAATATGGTGAACAAAGGATTTCTAAAGTCTGTAAATCGAGATATGCTTTTAGTAAGTGACAACATAAACGACCTGTTGGAAAAAATGAGAAACTATCAG
- the secG gene encoding preprotein translocase subunit SecG — MDTIFTLLMVLIMIASILLVIVVMAQNPKGGGLSSTFGGASSAQFGVQRTNDFMEKATWTLGGTIIVLILISVVVTGKPSQVAPAQQPVKKEAPAKQSAPASSTTTAPASTPVAPAK; from the coding sequence ATGGATACTATATTTACACTATTGATGGTTCTTATTATGATTGCCAGTATTTTATTGGTAATTGTTGTTATGGCTCAAAACCCAAAAGGTGGAGGTCTTTCCAGTACTTTCGGAGGGGCATCTTCTGCTCAGTTTGGAGTACAAAGAACCAATGATTTCATGGAAAAAGCAACATGGACTCTAGGCGGAACTATCATCGTTCTTATCCTTATAAGCGTTGTCGTTACTGGTAAACCATCACAAGTGGCTCCAGCTCAACAACCCGTTAAAAAAGAAGCTCCGGCAAAACAATCTGCTCCGGCTTCTTCTACAACAACTGCTCCGGCATCAACTCCAGTTGCACCGGCTAAATAA
- a CDS encoding ATP-dependent helicase: MDYLKGLNESQYEAVTSLQGPLMVLAGAGSGKTRVLTMRIAHLIHNGIDPFNILALTFTNKAAREMKERIAKVVGDSNARSLWMGTFHSVFARILRIEAHLLGYPSNFTIYDQQDALNVIRKVLKDMNIDADLYKPKKVQARISTYKNNLITVKAYFNNPELMEADEKANMKFIGQIYQKYVEACFRNGSMDFDDLLLKTNELLTRFPEVLAKYQDRFRYIMVDEYQDTNHSQYLIVKALASKFENICVVGDDAQSIYSFRGANIYNILNFKKDYPDAITVSLEQNYRSTQNIVNAANVVIAKNLQQFKKNVFSDNEEGDKIKIYRSLSDADEANFVAGNIWELRNRDQRKYSDFAILYRTNSQTRAFEDALRRKNIPYKVYGGLSFYQRKEVKDLIGYLRLLINENDSEALMRIINYPTRGIGETTQNKLIVFADAQNIAVSKVLDNLPMYAPQLGLNNGVLNKLNDFWSMIKAFQVLLKTETAYSVAMEVAKRSGLIKFLKDDQTPEGISRVENVQELMNSMQGFIEEQMQLEDGDPSLSNFLENIALSADTQDKQLEDDMVSLMTIHLSKGLEFPVVHLVGLEENLFPSFMSSATREDLEEERRLFYVALTRAEKQVFFSYAVSRFQWGKITDAEPSRFLSEIDDEYIEFLNPVLEKRFINNAGVKSNIFDEHPSEMKSFKKVEKKTIDRGDNSKPAPEPKKLKPVSTARIINPSGASSQDIEVGDKVRHDRFGIGEVIFLDGTDPQNIKAKVVFIHEGEKNLILKYAKLTKI, from the coding sequence ATGGATTATCTGAAAGGACTCAACGAATCACAATATGAAGCCGTTACCTCTTTACAAGGCCCTCTGATGGTGCTTGCAGGAGCTGGTTCCGGGAAAACACGTGTGCTTACCATGCGTATTGCTCACCTTATCCATAATGGAATAGACCCTTTCAATATTTTGGCGCTTACCTTTACCAATAAAGCAGCTCGTGAAATGAAAGAACGTATCGCAAAGGTAGTAGGAGACAGCAATGCAAGAAGCCTTTGGATGGGAACATTTCACTCGGTTTTTGCAAGGATTTTAAGAATTGAAGCTCATCTTTTGGGCTATCCTTCCAATTTTACTATTTATGATCAGCAGGATGCCCTGAATGTGATCAGGAAAGTACTGAAGGATATGAACATTGATGCTGATCTTTATAAACCTAAAAAAGTTCAGGCAAGAATTTCAACTTATAAAAACAACCTGATTACAGTAAAAGCTTATTTCAACAATCCGGAATTAATGGAAGCTGATGAAAAAGCAAATATGAAATTTATTGGGCAGATCTACCAAAAATATGTAGAAGCATGTTTCAGAAACGGATCGATGGATTTTGATGATTTGCTACTGAAAACCAATGAGTTGTTGACTCGTTTTCCTGAGGTTTTAGCCAAATATCAGGACAGGTTCAGATACATCATGGTAGATGAGTACCAGGATACCAACCATTCTCAGTATCTTATTGTAAAAGCACTGGCTTCTAAGTTTGAAAATATCTGTGTGGTAGGAGATGATGCCCAGTCCATTTACTCTTTCCGTGGTGCTAATATTTATAATATTCTGAATTTTAAAAAGGATTATCCGGATGCTATTACGGTATCTTTGGAGCAAAATTACCGTTCTACACAAAACATTGTAAATGCTGCGAATGTTGTTATTGCTAAAAACTTACAGCAGTTTAAGAAAAATGTTTTCAGTGATAATGAAGAGGGAGATAAGATCAAAATATATCGTTCGCTTTCTGATGCGGATGAGGCCAACTTTGTTGCAGGGAATATCTGGGAACTTCGTAACCGTGACCAGAGAAAATATAGTGATTTTGCTATTTTATACCGAACCAACTCCCAAACCAGAGCATTTGAAGATGCCCTGAGACGTAAAAATATTCCCTATAAAGTATATGGTGGACTTTCATTTTACCAAAGAAAAGAAGTAAAAGATTTAATCGGTTACCTTCGTCTTTTAATCAATGAAAATGATTCAGAAGCTTTAATGCGAATCATCAATTATCCTACAAGAGGTATTGGAGAAACTACGCAGAATAAGTTGATTGTTTTTGCTGATGCTCAAAATATTGCAGTATCAAAAGTGCTGGACAATCTGCCAATGTATGCTCCTCAATTAGGGCTTAATAATGGGGTGTTAAACAAACTGAATGATTTCTGGTCAATGATCAAAGCATTCCAGGTACTGCTAAAGACTGAAACGGCCTATAGCGTTGCGATGGAAGTTGCCAAGCGAAGCGGTTTGATTAAGTTTTTAAAAGATGATCAGACTCCGGAAGGAATTTCAAGAGTAGAAAACGTTCAGGAATTGATGAATTCCATGCAAGGGTTTATTGAAGAACAGATGCAGTTGGAAGATGGAGATCCAAGCCTTTCTAATTTCCTTGAAAATATTGCTCTTTCTGCAGATACGCAGGATAAACAATTGGAAGATGATATGGTTTCATTGATGACCATTCACCTTTCCAAAGGACTTGAGTTCCCTGTTGTTCACCTGGTAGGTCTTGAAGAAAACCTTTTCCCAAGTTTCATGAGTTCTGCAACCAGAGAAGATCTCGAAGAAGAAAGACGATTATTTTATGTCGCATTAACCAGAGCCGAGAAGCAAGTATTCTTCTCTTATGCTGTTTCTCGTTTTCAATGGGGAAAAATTACGGATGCGGAGCCATCAAGATTCCTGAGTGAGATTGATGATGAATATATAGAGTTCCTTAATCCTGTTTTGGAGAAGAGATTTATCAATAATGCAGGAGTGAAATCCAATATTTTTGATGAACATCCATCTGAAATGAAATCTTTCAAAAAGGTTGAGAAAAAGACAATTGATAGAGGTGATAATTCAAAACCTGCTCCTGAACCAAAGAAACTTAAGCCGGTAAGTACAGCAAGAATTATCAATCCAAGCGGTGCTTCCTCTCAGGATATTGAAGTAGGAGATAAAGTAAGACACGATCGTTTCGGAATTGGGGAGGTTATTTTCTTAGATGGAACAGATCCTCAAAATATCAAAGCAAAAGTAGTATTCATCCATGAAGGGGAGAAGAACCTGATTTTGAAATATGCTAAGCTTACAAAAATTTAA
- a CDS encoding M16 family metallopeptidase — protein MKKRFLSAAAVAFFGLVMNAQQIKFEEYDLPNGLHVILHQDNSAPVVTTGVMYHVGAKDEVKGRTGFAHFFEHLLFEGTPNIKRGDWFKIVSSNGGQNNANTTNDRTYYYETFPSNNEQLGLWMESERMRHAVINQVGVDTQREVVKEEKRLRMDNQPYGNLFTTIQKNLFTNHPYNWPTIGSMEDLNAAKLEEFQAFYKKFYIPNNATLVVAGDIKTEQTKKWIEEYYGGIPKGTVYPKDFPKDAPITQEKEITATDPNIQLPAYVFAYRTPANKEKDAYVLDMLSSYLSNGKSSVLYKKLVDQDKKALQVAAFNQGLEDYSIFAFFAIPMGQTSKQTLQTDIDAEIKKLQTTLISDEDYQKIQNQFENQFVNQNSSIQGIAASLATNHVLMGNTNLINKEIDIYRSITKQDIQNAAKKYLNSNQRIIINYVPEKK, from the coding sequence ATGAAAAAGCGATTTCTTTCGGCTGCTGCCGTAGCTTTCTTCGGGCTGGTGATGAATGCACAGCAAATCAAATTCGAAGAATATGATCTTCCCAATGGTCTTCATGTAATTCTTCATCAGGATAATTCGGCTCCGGTAGTAACTACAGGGGTGATGTATCATGTAGGAGCAAAAGATGAAGTAAAAGGAAGAACCGGTTTTGCCCACTTCTTTGAACATCTTTTATTCGAAGGAACTCCCAACATTAAGAGAGGAGATTGGTTTAAAATTGTTTCTTCAAACGGAGGACAAAACAATGCCAATACAACCAATGACAGAACTTATTACTACGAAACTTTCCCTTCCAATAACGAGCAACTGGGACTTTGGATGGAATCTGAAAGAATGCGTCATGCAGTCATCAACCAGGTAGGAGTAGATACACAAAGAGAAGTCGTAAAGGAGGAAAAAAGACTAAGAATGGATAACCAGCCTTATGGAAATCTTTTCACAACCATCCAGAAAAACCTTTTTACCAATCACCCATACAACTGGCCAACTATAGGGTCTATGGAAGACCTGAATGCAGCAAAACTTGAGGAGTTCCAGGCTTTCTACAAGAAATTCTATATTCCAAACAACGCTACTTTAGTAGTGGCCGGAGATATCAAGACTGAACAGACTAAAAAATGGATTGAAGAATACTATGGTGGTATTCCAAAAGGAACAGTGTATCCAAAGGATTTCCCTAAAGATGCTCCCATCACTCAGGAAAAAGAAATAACGGCAACGGATCCGAACATTCAGCTTCCAGCTTATGTTTTTGCATACAGAACTCCTGCTAATAAAGAAAAAGACGCTTATGTTTTAGATATGTTGTCTTCTTATTTAAGCAATGGTAAATCTTCTGTTTTATATAAAAAACTAGTAGATCAGGATAAGAAAGCACTTCAGGTAGCAGCTTTCAACCAAGGGCTTGAAGATTACAGTATTTTTGCCTTCTTTGCAATTCCAATGGGGCAAACGTCTAAACAAACTTTACAAACGGACATTGATGCAGAAATCAAAAAACTTCAGACGACTTTAATTTCTGATGAAGATTACCAGAAGATTCAAAACCAGTTTGAAAATCAATTCGTCAATCAAAATTCAAGCATTCAGGGAATTGCAGCTTCTTTAGCCACCAATCATGTTCTGATGGGAAATACGAATCTTATCAATAAGGAAATCGACATCTACAGATCCATCACAAAGCAAGATATTCAAAATGCAGCTAAGAAGTATTTGAATTCCAACCAAAGAATCATCATCAACTACGTTCCTGAGAAAAAATAA
- a CDS encoding glycosyltransferase family 2 protein: protein MNMKLSIIIVNYNVAQLLRNCLLSIQKYVKDLEYEVIVIDNASTDSSWKDLITEFPEVHFIASEINGGFSKANNTAIQAAKGEYILLLNPDTELEGFYMKEVLDFSDSQPDFGCLGIRMHDADGHFLPESKRSVPDMFNSFEKLFTNFKKNNSKSYYRNDLEENVIAEVEVMTGAFLLLKKEVYEKVGGLDEAYFMYGEDIDLCYTLIRNGYKNYYYGKASLLHHKGESTIKNDVYLNRFYGAMQIFIDKYYKESKPMQYSFLKAGLKLRYQIEKIKLK, encoded by the coding sequence ATTAATATGAAGCTGTCTATTATTATTGTTAATTATAATGTTGCCCAACTGCTCCGAAACTGCCTTTTATCTATTCAGAAATACGTAAAAGATTTGGAGTATGAGGTCATTGTGATAGACAATGCTTCTACAGATAGTTCATGGAAGGATCTTATCACGGAATTTCCCGAGGTACACTTTATTGCTTCAGAGATTAATGGAGGCTTTTCAAAGGCTAATAATACTGCGATACAAGCTGCAAAAGGCGAATACATATTGCTTTTAAACCCTGATACGGAACTGGAAGGTTTTTATATGAAAGAGGTATTAGATTTTTCAGATAGCCAACCGGATTTCGGATGCCTTGGAATACGAATGCATGATGCGGATGGGCATTTCTTGCCAGAAAGTAAACGTTCAGTTCCGGATATGTTCAATTCTTTTGAGAAGCTATTTACTAATTTTAAGAAAAATAATTCGAAATCCTATTACAGGAATGATCTTGAGGAAAATGTTATTGCTGAAGTAGAAGTAATGACAGGAGCTTTTCTCTTGCTGAAAAAAGAAGTGTATGAAAAAGTAGGTGGTTTGGATGAAGCTTATTTTATGTATGGTGAAGATATTGACCTTTGTTATACTTTAATAAGAAATGGATACAAAAACTACTATTATGGTAAGGCTTCTCTTCTTCATCATAAAGGAGAAAGTACCATAAAGAATGATGTTTATCTGAACCGTTTCTATGGTGCCATGCAGATCTTTATAGACAAATATTATAAGGAATCAAAACCCATGCAGTATTCCTTTCTAAAAGCCGGTCTGAAACTCCGCTATCAGATTGAGAAGATTAAGCTGAAGTAA
- the recR gene encoding recombination mediator RecR yields the protein MDYPSKVLAKAVDEISGLPGIGRKTALRLALHLLKQPSSRAVSLGNSLINLVNDIKYCKECHNFSDFDICEICSNEKRSGELICIVEDVRDVIAIENTGKYGGKYLILGGKISPMEGVGPSQLNIPSIERKLNEGVVKEFIFALSATMEGDTTAYYIYKKFKKFNVNFSSIARGISVGDELEYADEISLGRSIINRLPYNEKD from the coding sequence ATGGATTATCCAAGTAAAGTGCTGGCAAAGGCGGTTGATGAGATTTCAGGGTTACCTGGAATTGGAAGAAAAACAGCTTTAAGATTAGCATTACATTTATTAAAACAACCTAGTTCCAGAGCGGTAAGCCTTGGAAACTCACTGATTAATCTTGTCAACGATATAAAATATTGTAAAGAGTGTCATAATTTTTCTGATTTTGACATCTGTGAGATTTGCAGCAATGAGAAAAGAAGCGGTGAGTTAATTTGTATTGTTGAAGATGTAAGAGATGTAATTGCTATTGAGAATACTGGGAAGTATGGCGGGAAGTATCTTATTTTGGGTGGAAAAATCTCTCCGATGGAAGGAGTCGGGCCAAGCCAATTGAACATTCCAAGTATTGAGAGAAAACTGAATGAAGGGGTCGTGAAGGAATTTATTTTTGCGTTGAGTGCTACTATGGAGGGAGATACAACTGCTTATTATATTTACAAAAAATTTAAAAAATTCAATGTAAATTTTTCAAGCATTGCCAGAGGAATTTCAGTAGGAGATGAGCTGGAGTATGCAGATGAAATTTCACTGGGAAGATCTATTATCAACAGATTACCATATAACGAAAAGGATTAA
- a CDS encoding M16 family metallopeptidase — MKKQFTYIAAAFLFAGMLSAQKIDVNAMPKPGPTPAINIAKPKTFQLNNGLTVMVVENNKLPRVNTTLTMDRPPYHEGNITGVSMLMAEQLDNGTTNLSKDEFNKKVDFLGANISFSSSGASSNSLSKYFPEVLGLMADAIVNPKFSAQEIQNAKERIIEGLKADEKNASSIAERVSNALMYGKNTSRGEFTTIESINKIQLADVQNIYNKYYAPDNAYLVIVGDVKFEQIKPLVEKAFGNWKKSNTKFAALEPAANVAKTEINVVDVPSAVQSVLSVSNLTNLKMKDPNYFPATMANYILGGGGEARLFMNLREKNGFTYGAYSSMNASKYSPDFSAETSVRNEVTDKAVKEMMNELNAISTVKPEELENAKAKLKGSFIMSLEKPETIARFALNQKVQDLPADFYTNYLKSIDKVTAADISNAAKATILPNQSRIFIAGKASDIAEGLEKLGYPVKYFDKEANPVTKPTAQKVDANVTIGSVADKYINAIGGLAALQKVTSITADATTKVQGMDMNMKLIQGKGGKMMMDMKMMGNTLQKIVFDGKDGYIEAQGKKMPLNDKQKASMAEPELFPELTFAASKELKLAGIEKYNNEDSYVVKGPKQTYYYSVKTGLKTGEIKSGEGGAMPTSFADYKDVSGVKLPFTIIQNMGGMEINLAVQSYQLNQAKDTDFK; from the coding sequence ATGAAAAAGCAATTCACTTATATAGCAGCGGCATTTTTATTTGCAGGAATGCTTTCTGCCCAAAAAATCGACGTTAATGCAATGCCAAAACCAGGACCTACTCCTGCCATTAACATTGCCAAACCAAAAACTTTTCAACTTAACAACGGATTAACCGTAATGGTGGTTGAAAACAATAAACTGCCAAGGGTAAATACGACTCTTACGATGGACAGGCCTCCTTATCATGAAGGAAATATAACCGGAGTAAGCATGCTTATGGCAGAGCAGCTCGACAATGGAACAACCAATCTAAGCAAGGATGAGTTTAATAAAAAAGTTGATTTCCTTGGAGCTAATATCAGCTTTTCTTCCAGCGGAGCTTCTTCAAACTCACTTTCAAAATATTTCCCTGAAGTATTAGGATTAATGGCTGATGCTATTGTTAATCCAAAATTTTCTGCACAGGAAATCCAAAATGCTAAAGAAAGAATTATTGAAGGATTGAAGGCTGATGAAAAAAATGCATCATCCATTGCTGAGAGAGTATCCAATGCTTTGATGTATGGAAAGAACACCTCAAGAGGAGAATTCACAACCATTGAATCAATCAACAAAATTCAATTGGCGGATGTACAGAATATTTACAATAAATATTACGCTCCGGATAATGCATATTTAGTGATTGTGGGAGATGTAAAATTCGAACAGATCAAACCTTTGGTTGAGAAAGCCTTTGGAAACTGGAAAAAGTCAAACACTAAGTTTGCAGCTTTAGAACCTGCCGCGAATGTTGCCAAAACAGAAATTAATGTGGTGGATGTTCCATCTGCTGTACAATCTGTATTATCTGTAAGCAACCTCACCAATCTTAAGATGAAAGATCCCAATTACTTCCCTGCTACTATGGCCAATTATATTCTTGGTGGCGGTGGTGAAGCAAGACTTTTCATGAATCTTAGAGAAAAAAACGGATTTACTTACGGAGCTTATTCAAGTATGAATGCGAGCAAATATTCACCGGACTTCTCGGCGGAAACCAGTGTAAGAAATGAAGTAACGGATAAAGCCGTTAAGGAAATGATGAATGAACTTAATGCAATTTCTACCGTAAAACCTGAAGAATTAGAAAACGCTAAAGCAAAATTGAAAGGTTCTTTCATTATGTCCTTAGAAAAACCTGAAACCATAGCAAGATTTGCGTTGAATCAAAAAGTTCAGGATCTTCCGGCCGATTTCTATACCAATTATTTAAAATCTATTGATAAAGTTACTGCAGCTGATATTTCTAACGCTGCAAAAGCAACTATTCTCCCGAACCAAAGCAGAATCTTCATTGCTGGTAAAGCATCTGACATTGCTGAAGGTCTTGAAAAACTTGGCTATCCGGTAAAATATTTTGATAAAGAAGCCAATCCCGTAACCAAACCCACAGCACAAAAAGTGGATGCTAATGTGACCATCGGTTCTGTAGCTGATAAATACATCAATGCAATCGGAGGTTTAGCAGCTCTTCAAAAAGTAACTTCCATTACAGCTGATGCGACTACCAAAGTTCAGGGAATGGATATGAACATGAAACTGATTCAAGGAAAGGGCGGAAAAATGATGATGGATATGAAAATGATGGGTAATACCCTTCAAAAGATTGTTTTTGACGGTAAAGACGGCTATATAGAAGCGCAGGGCAAAAAAATGCCTTTAAATGACAAGCAGAAAGCTTCTATGGCAGAACCGGAACTTTTTCCGGAACTTACTTTTGCAGCCTCCAAAGAATTAAAATTAGCAGGAATCGAAAAGTACAATAACGAAGATTCTTATGTGGTAAAAGGACCAAAACAAACCTATTATTACAGCGTAAAAACCGGATTGAAAACCGGAGAGATCAAATCAGGAGAAGGAGGTGCTATGCCTACAAGCTTCGCTGATTATAAAGACGTATCGGGAGTGAAGCTTCCTTTCACCATTATCCAAAATATGGGTGGAATGGAAATTAATCTTGCTGTACAGTCTTACCAGCTTAATCAGGCTAAGGATACAGATTTTAAATAA